The Bactrocera dorsalis isolate Fly_Bdor chromosome 2, ASM2337382v1, whole genome shotgun sequence region ATGataacaaagcaaagatggctgatttctgcgtttttaccacgtttttgactgttcacacattttgccgataaggaaggaaaaggaaggaagggaatAGCGTTTTTGACTGGGTAGCTTCTAAATATTTCTTCGTCTGCagtacttttatttttcgcaatttgggCACGAGTTATTTCTATTAACGGGAATTCAAGCCTTCGACTTGAGCGTTTGATGTCGAATGGCCGTAGTCATTGTGTGTTGCATACAAGAATGATAGAGTACAAGATTGCGCAGATGAGAGACAAAACATTTTTCGTTCTACGCATCTACGTCACACGGCTCATAAGTTTCGTGAAATAGCTTGAGTAGCAagtaaatattgcttgttaaCAAGAATGTTAGAGTAGTAGAGTTTATAGCTGCCAAATTTTTTACTGCGCCGTGTGACGTAAGCAATTGCATGTTTAGTATAACGGACCTGCGCAATGCGTAATCtcttttctatcattcttgtgttgtatatcgtcacctgaaatgcaaaataacgtaacaacattttcggaaatttaaagtggcatgaatgaaacacgaaataaaatggaacatgagtgaaacaaaattttaatattggttaaaactggtttatatctgaacgcagaacctgaaaatgttgaagatatgtaatattatgtgtgtaatttgaagtagtgaagtgtaatcaaaaagacactcaatttcggattttttgatgatacgttattttgcatttcaggtgacaaTATGTAGTTTTTCATAGAATGCTCGTGACGCCATACTTTTAAATATAGACTCATTATTAGTCATTAGTTGTGAGTTGTGAGCAGAATGGGTTATATGAGTGTGAACTTCTTCtagaattttatgaaattctCCTTTGTTTTCTAGTTTCCTAATATACGCATATTTTGAATATCTATATATGCTTGTTAAGTATGAGGTATTGTTGATGTGAAATATGTCTAATGTACGGATGTACCTATGGATGGATGTACTTGTAAGCCTTCTGGTATTAGTTTTTCCATATACTTGTTTTGTTTGGTCACgttcatattcattttttttgcatatcatACATATTTTAGCTAGTTTCTTAGTATCTTCTCTCAGAGTTGGCCAATACATACTATTATGTTTCTAAAATTTCTTTGGTATTGTTTTCTGCGCTTCTATGTGCTCCTTCATGAGTGTGTTTCATTATTTCATCTCGTTCTTTCTCTACTATAATGTCTTTCAAAAGATGTTGGCAAAATACCTTTTTTGCTGAGtcaaatgtaatatttataatttcgtGTATTTCGTACCAAGTTTCTAGTTGCATGTGGAAAACTGTTGTGATATttggatttattatttttttcaatgttccAATTAAATCATATCGTGGCTTGTATTAATAGTGCtttgcttgattttttttttaattatttgattatCTTAGGAGCGGCTACTTCCTTCATTCTTACTGGAGCTGAGGTTTATGCAGAGTGCATGGACTCGTTGGTTGTTACAAAGATCTGTCTGCTGAGTGCATCTGAGGACctggtttatattttaatttggctCTATATTCTTCTATCTGATTTTTCTATTCCTTTAGTTTAGTGTTCGGATTTTTTTGTGATATAAATGCAATTGGGTTTCTTCCCCGGGTAAATACAGCTCCTATAGCGTAATTGCTTGCGTCAGTCGAGAGTTCGAATTCTTTCTCGAAGTCTGACTGATATAATTCTACTTGCTcttttattctttaaatattcaaTTGCTTTAATGTCATCTTCatctaattttatttctgtGTTTGAGCATTTGATTTAGATGTACATATTCTCATTCTCGCCTCGCAAAAATATTGTGTGTATTGGTTTTGTTATTTGGacgaaatttttgataaattttttgtaatatgagGACATGCCCAAGAAAGTTCGTAGTTCTTTTAGGTTTTCAGAGGGTTTGTACTTATCTATGACTTCGATTTTGGGATATACTGTATTCCTAccgtttttaaaaataattgtgaCTTTTCGTctgagattttcatattggcttTCTGTAGTTTGTATGATATTAGTAATGTCTTTAATGTCTTTAATGGATGCTATATGGACTTTTATTTGGTtggattattttgtttttcaagaatttatttttttcttctacaaaTCCTTTATCTGTCTGTAGGTTCTGGTTCATTAGTTTCAGTGCTGATTTCAGCTTCAATTGCAGTTACGTATGGTAGTAATTAATTGTTATGATTGTCTTGcaacacaatttttatttcttcttcatatttttgttcTCCTACAGTATAGTTTAGGTTAACTAAATCTGTAATTTGTGAGAAACTAATGGAgtaatcgaaaatatttatgttggcTTTCATATGTTTTAAGCCTGTAATGCCTATACCAAAATATCATTGAGTTTATCTAACTCCAAGAATTTCATATCGAAGCCTAGTAAATTCACTTCTCTTTTATGGGTTATTACTGAATTCTCgtgcattgtttttgtatttaattgttTCGCTAACCTAATTCGTTTAGCATACGGATAATTTATACTCACATAATCTTCTTCTGAACCGGTAtctattagtaaaaaaaactgGATTACCCTCCGGAGATTATCTTTGTAATGTGGGTAATCCAttcctttttataaaaaatgttttttgattgTTGTATTCACTTGTAGTAGGTTCATTGTATAGGGAATCGTTGTCGGTTGATCCCTGGTGATTTGATTTAGTTTCCTATCCTTTAGTCGTTTTTGATTGAATGATTCGTCTCGATTCCGAAGTGGTTAATTGGATTTCGGAAAGAATTAAAGCGCTGTTTTTGCTGTAGTTTGCTGATCAGTTCCACTGGTTGATGTTGAGTAGATCGTCTATTTTGAGCAGACGAATCTACTTCCATTGGTTCTACGGGTTGCATCCTTCGGGGTTGATTCTGTGAAGTTTGCTGCATAcaaaaaagtttacatacacctagttctattaaattacgagacgtttatttgttataaaattaatgaatttttagtttttttctacccattttaaaagatgtatacttaacattaaatatagcatatcaaaatatcttttttttacacaaataaaaaaaattaatgctaaggCTTAAAATGCgcccaaaccaaaaaaaagtttatatacaccaatgattatttatataaatcaaaagtaattaccttagttttagcggtttttggccTACATATTGTTGCAATTATTGCCACTAGACGTCGATGCATGCTACTCCGCAGcctcggcagatgtcgttgtagcgcatacccattttggaagCATGTTCGCCAAATGGTCAGCGTCCTATTGTGGTAGCTGATACTCTGtagatactttttcttgacctatttaataagtcgatggttcttttcctgtcatatgttggccataattgtttagttatgacgcattttgtaatgtttttccacctgttatttgcaacttgttgaaattgtctattgatctctcctttgatcgatgcTAGCGGGgttggtattagctccgcctcggattcgttaaggaaagctcctgcctttgccaactcgtctgctttttcgttaccgaaaatgttcctgagACCGGGAACTCAGATCCAGtctagttggagcttgtcttttgttgagcttagtgctctcttacagttgtgaactatactggaatttgtcatgggtgaagacaaggcCAGAagcgccgcctggctatccgtaaatatagttgatttatgtatattctcgtgattttctaatagaacttcgcaggctttttctatgcctagtacttctgcttggaagatgctagccgagttcggtagacgtatagagagagatatgcccagatcagcggagaatacccccgtgcctactccgcagtccattttggatccgtcggtatagactgatgGTATCCTCCTCTCCTAttaaacctcttctccattctcgtctagatggcatcctcacctggaagtgtctattgaaatccagctttgggagaatgtactctgatttattaatggtgagcttgtttaggattacactatgtccgtagttctgctgattccaaccacccaattcttttattctaatcgccgcaatagctgatgttttgtgaataaaaatgtccatggGTAATTGATACAGGaccacattgagcgcatcagtcgtaTTGCACcagtaacacccgcacatgctgctctttgaattccatttaattttctaatgttgtattgtttgttcAGTGCTGGCCAcgataccagagctccatatgtaagtataggtcttataacagccgtatacatccacatgattatacttggtgtgaggccccaattcttgctGGCCAttctcttacaagtatagtaggccatatatgctttatttattcttttttctatatttattttccacgaCAGTTTGATGTCAATCTCCACTCCCAAGTATTTAGCTGGGGATCAAGTGAGTGTTgtaccgtttagtaccggaagttgaaactgaggtattttggttctgcttgtgaatagcatcagttctgttttgttctcCTAGTCCATTGTtcttagcccataggtttaaccttcaACAACTCTATATAGTCTGCATATGCTACTGTTTTCACTCCTCCACCATTTAGTTGGagtagtatttcgttcagccctacaacccatagaagcggagagaggacccctccttgaggcgtccctctactcacataacttgtttgtatTGCAGCGCCGTTtaaagctataatcttcctattctcaagcatcgatagtatccatctgcacacaatGTCATCTATGCCATCATGTGCCAGATAATTAATTATAGCATtaacttctatgttattgaaggcgccctctatgtctagaaaagccgccatggtgtattgtttgtgttgtagtgatttttcaattacacttaTCATCTCGTGAAGGgcagtttcggttgatcggccctttatgtacgcatgttgggacttcgataacttttccgccattattgttcttacatgtaaatctattagcctttctagtaccttcagcataaaggaggtaaggcttataggtctaaaaccCTTGACATTCTCGTGAGTTCTTCTACTTGGTTTTGAAAGAAACCCAACTATACctcttttccaacttcttgggatgtaagtaGTTGAATGCTAggtttgtatatatttccaagaccctcgttgaaggtgtttgctgactcccggggaagtgcgCTGTAATTAttacctccagagactcttttgccgaggaggtccaatcacttccctccgccctaatgtaggcagtattaatacGATCTTTGGATAGCATATTGCTCAGCCTAGCagtttctctgcaactttctatcgatgtgcagaaagatcgccatgagtcgtttttagctttcctgactgctttttgtatcttttcataatatctttatatggctgccagattttggttataaaactctcattgaaagcttagttgtgttctcaaattcttgagtacactattccaccaaggaagagactttctcttttttagAACTGTTGGCGgagtggatttattgaaagttgtggttaagattttttccaacttctctagttctgaatctagttcctgaGGACTACTAATACTCGTATTACCTCCCTTTtcaaggcattttgttgctatactggtaaatttttccCACGCTGTTCTTCCAGGGTTACGATATATGAGAGGAGCACTGTActtctcgcggatgctgaacACTGAGGGATGCATCACACTCTATTAGGACATCTTCCTTCTTGATTTTCTCTACTAGTCTGGTGAGCTGGCCGGGGGTATGTCCTCGACATGTGCTAAGTAGGCCGAaaccaagaagaagggctttttCTTCTGTTCCACGTTTACGACTGTGATgtctgctgtgctgtaattaggacaaagaaatgcatttatatttctattgataagaatgcatgccctaggtttaccttTGTTCCGGATGTAAAAAAGATTTTAGTTGCTGCTGTTTAGTTCTTTAATGGTgtcttcattgacccagggctcctgtattatgctgatgtcgatgcccctTCGTTCAtgagggttgtcagattcgctgtagcactcttcgaaagaaatcaaaacaaagaaagttgttgaagccgtgctatatttttttataaaggtgAAATACTATTGTTTTTGCTCAAAAGTGATGcatccaataatttttttatattcgtctTCGGAATCTGAGGAAGAAAACGTGCAGCAATAAGGAACCGAATGCGAGACAAAAGCAATCCCTTGGCATTGCCGGAGGCAGCGTAAGGAATTAGAattgtatacaaattaatttcaattgcctACATGTTTATATTTACAGCTTCAGGAAACGGTTCAGACTCTCTAAAAGTGCATTTAACTACGTATTGGCTGTACTCAAATTTGAAGGGCATTTGTCAACCGCAGTGGCACCAATGATTCAACTGGGAGCGACTTTGTCCCTTTTGGCCAGTGGTGGCTACCAGCACTTGGTGGGAAATGACTTTTTGATAGGAATATGTCAAAGCactatttgcaaaataataaaaaatgtaatcagCGAAATGGAAACAAAGTTGTGCCCCCAATTTATTAAATTCGTGCCCGACAATCTTTCGGAATGCACGAAATCGTttgttgaaaaatacaaaattcctGGAGGTAAGATTTGTGCttttattttgagtaaaatGTAGCGCTTTTAAAGCTGAAGCAtacttaacatatttaaataaatgtttatgcaTGCAGTTACTGGATGTATTGATGGCACGCACTTTGGGCTGCAAAAACCAACAGTAAATGAGCACATGTTCTTCAACAGTAAAGGATACCATAGCCTCAACTCAATGATAGTAGGttgcatataaaatgtatgcacatacacatacgtatacttatgaactttaatttaattacagatATGTTACCATGAATACCGCATTTTGGCCATTGACTATAAGTATGGTGGAGCCGCACACGATTCATTTGTGTGGAAGCATTCGGCACAACGAAAGTTTTTGGAGGAGCAATTTAACcaaaattacttcaaaaatgtttaGCTTTTAGgtaatataactttttattgtactgttatgcatatatgtacctaaatttaaaatacatttttcgtaAATCATTGGGAGATTCGGGTTATCCCTTGGAGCCGTGGTGTTTAACACCATTCAGGAACCCTGAAGAAGGGTCTACTCAAGCTCGGTTCAATGAGGCTCATCCTAAAGCTCGCTGTGTGGTTGAAAGAACCATTGGTATCCTAAAGGGCCCTTGGAAAATTCTCAGCAATGACAAGAGAAGCCGTTACCAACCTGAAAAATGGCACAATTCGGGAATGTATGTGCAGCGTTGCataacatttgcatacatttcaAAGATGCGTCGTATTGCAGACATTATGCAAGTGAAGCTATTAACACAGAAGTGGATATGGGAAACGAAActcatttaaccaaaattggACACAAAATTCGAAACATCATGTTTTCTTTAATGAGGGCCAGCTTTTCATCGGCAGCATCCTGTTTGCTCCTCTTCGTAGCGCTGCGACTAGTAGAGGGTTTCGGTGGAACGTCGTCTTCGTCACTGTATAAAAGCTCTGCCATAAGCTTTTCGACAGGCTCTTTTTCAGGGGTGGAGTTGCCAAAAGTTCTTACTTCTCCCAGGCCTTCTACCGCAACGTCCATGCCGGTAGCCTGAAGCAGTTGCTCCTCTGCTGTTGTTAGGTACTTTTCTTCGTAAGGACCACCACCAGTTCGCTGCTTCGACGCTTTGTTGAAATACAACTTCTTTTTGACGTTGTGCTTTTGATCAGCAAATAcctaagtgtatatgtatatagaaaataacATTTGTGTTAGTGAATTTGTTAAGACACTAATCAAAAGAGGAAATGCATCGAGATCTACGTAGTTTCCGCCAAGACTTAGCATCCTTCATTGGTGGTCCGGACGCATTAAGCAGGACCGCCAAGGAGTCCCACAATTTATTGGCAGCAGCTTTGCCTTGACCACAATTCGGCAACATATTTTTGGCCAAATCTTGATGCCGAAGCATGTATTCggccattaaatttttttgtctcatgttgattttattaacatttgtcCTAAAAAAATGATTCTATTTATAAAATAGCCAATAACATAAACGttaacttacattttatttgattttttctgtgTAGACTCACGACgtttgaaaacttttgaattaACGATTGCAATTTATCAATCGAATGACATTTCGTTAGGTTCGTTTGAATTACAACTCGTTATCGAATGACAGAATGTCAAATTTCGAACGAGTGTACTCGATAACGAGTGCCGCAATCCGAAAACTggaaatttcgaataattttactcGTTCACGAATGCCGCGATTCGGGACCAGGTATAGAGTTGTTTTGCAGCTTGATGCACCTGGCTCCTCTAGAGGGGGTAGCCAAATGCGAGCACGAGGTCTCTTCGGAATGTCCCTGGCGGGTATAAACCTCAATTGGAGGCCTTCAAAGGCGTTGCTGATTTTGGCAATACTACCCGTCAAGAAATCTAGCGAGGACTGGTCCGCGCCCTTGACGAccctgagggtctcagaggagtcaaactccgggtgaggacccgcaggattgtcgagtacaaagcttagcaccatacccgacaatctgacgtcgatctccacccatcttCTCTGTATAGTGCTCGAGGAGGATGTATTTCCATCTATGATGACCATTTTGGGCAGAGTTTCTTGTATTGTCTGTGATGATTTTTTGAATTGCTCTCTTGTTTGCTCTCTTCTAGAGGTtatgattgcttccttttcagaaaGCTTTTATATTCCTCTACTATTgatttgaggcgctttgtttctGCCTCATCACTTGGGGTACCGGCTGCTTGGTCTTTGGCTACCTTTCCTAGTTTGAAGACCACTCTCTGGTACCAGTTTTTCCTCAGCAGATTCTGGGATTtcttgcgttttttttttgttttctcctttagccgccagtgcactttggttgcTGCTCATGATAGCTTTGTTGGTGGACGCTTCTTCCCTTAAATTTGCTGTTTTCACTGCTGCATCTACCGGTAAACTTTGGTTGGTGTGTCCGGCAGTACTCTTACTCGTCTCCTGGCTAGAGGCGAGTATTCGTCCCTTTCGGATTCCCTAATAGGATTCCTGTAATTCATGTCCttagtcgtcgctgttgtcgtcaatttgttgttgttgttgtcgtacttgttgttgtgttattaGTTACGTTCGTttttggtcccacgagtaagccggaaagggttggtcacCGCAGAGCCGGTATGCGTAGAGAAGGCTTTTATACCTCCGACCTAGTTCAGGTATTAGAGGGGACCGTTTGtgatcagctatttattacccccGGCTGACCATGCAGCCCTCggcacgggtacctcgacaccttggcttagAGTGGTGTTGGTGCGGCGATCCTTATACTTCCACAATAagagatgggcgtaaaacctagggtttattcatcTATAGGACTATTGTGTGAATTATGAGgtgtccctcttagttcgtaagattagagtgcATTTTctttgggatgcacactttactcttacttaagccccttcgccacgACAAGACGACCAACTTCAAAGAGGCCTTCTGATATTACTTCTATAAGGAAAAGTGTCAACCTCGCATACCCCACagaaagaaatgtcaaaagtggTAACGAGACGTTCGTTGTTCGGatcgatttaaaatattttacaattctaaaatatttttcagcggTAGACAAAATCTGCGTTTATATGTAAGCAGGCTcgtaaataaacatacatacttacgctGGTTTTAggcaaagctgttacagcggcaagaaAAGCGGTAACAATTGGTGttcgttcgtttgtgttttttggcaaaGCTCGGGTTTTCTATCAACAACATAACGTTGTGACGTTTAGTTGCTGCGTCAAACctttgactctttgacaaaacgtgagcttcgccattggttgtccttGGCTACGGAGATTACACATGAAACaatgaatgtacatatttgtataaaaatttgcgtgtagacaaatttacaaacattagaCGTAGGGTACTTCATTAACGTGGTCATTTCATTTCGGACGGCTTCgatttaagcaaattttcacAGTAATTATTGCcttgtgtttatatttttaatacgcttttattagcttcacttgtatgtatgtatctatgtatgtatgtttgtaacttttttaagtgatactaaaacctagaatatttgagcgacactgtaggaaggcgatagtaagtttaagcagctccccaaaaagatgcgcttaaaagtatacaacatataaaaaactagttttggtgacatttaaatagtatactgagttgggcgtcgaccgttAATAAGATGCAGGGTTGTACAGTAGagcatgcagtaatttatctgggctctcgactgtttgctgctggacaagcttatgtagcactcaGTCGTTCTAGATCTTTGGacggtattcgaattgaagaattagactgttcaaagttgacaggtaaaaccccatgtaacagtgaagctttagaagaaatgattcgattaacctttaactaatgacgtggtagtaaattttacaccttgtgttttgattttctcataatcataaaaaaggcttctaaaataaacgacacatttttcaaaaaaatacaaagagtttaaaattttctttccaaatactgtaataagaattaatttaaatcagtttgatgaaatttgtaagtattgtaacaaaaaaatctctaataaattttaacaatcaaaatggtgtaaaatttactactacctctaaatctacgtttcgaaatttgacctcttaagttaaaggttaagaaGTAATtattcgtaaagtcgtcaatagaacttgtAACAATTcgtcaatgaaaggttacgagtagatattaaatgctcgatatatgaaaaatatgtcacaaagcaccccacgcttttctcaaaataatgcaggaatttttccttcattactattgttattttatacaaagaattatttttcactttttagtttgatgtgctttaaaagcgtgtttcatagtttttttaaacatatttttgagaGCATTCATACAAACGGTAAGCCTTAAATTGTTCAAATGTATACTAAGTACATATGGGTGTACTTTTCTCAGTTTTTTAACGAGTCGTCGTCATATCGTTCATAGgctttatttgaattaaaatgttaaacaacGGAAAGTTTTGCAAAtgtgtttctttatttaaaaaaacaaattgtgtgCATACgggtattttattgttttgtaacAGATGCATTTGCATTTGCGATTGGCAATACTCTAGCAACTAGTTACGAAAGAATATTACAGTTTTTTTCTAACGGTTGTACATATCAGCTAAAACTGATCGGGATAGCTAaaggttatatacatatctatatgattaggatgacgagaaaagttgaaatctggtCGACTGTCTGTTTGTTCGTTCAtccgtgcaaactgtaacttgagtaaagaTTGAGATatttcgatgaaacttggtatgtgtgTTCCTTAGTGCAAACaaaatttcgagttcgtagatgggcgtagtCGGACCACTCACACAAATCGCTATTAACCTAAAacgtataaagtgccataactaagaactaaattaagatataaagcttagctgtaatttggtaccGAGGAACGCAGTAGAAACAGGCACTTGCgcgcataattttttaaaaagtgggcatGGCCTCGCcttctaacaagtttaatttacatacatatatcctaaaccattcaagctacaacaataaaatttgctaaatacaagttttacaagcacttctaccgacagtgtgaaactAAAATCGGAGGataaatcccatatctcgggaccctaCCACAcgttttcgacaaaatttattaCGTGgcctttttttacattttgaagtcacaattggaggatggagtcatgtgtagaagttcacgcaagtgaggaaagttctctgatcgccattcacttgggagtagccagaaatgattcttttacatatgactcaagcagctcacgacttccggtctttgaccaagtatcctctgggtagcctaagaaaatctgttcgaaggcgagctaaagtgagaaggcgaaacaaccccctgcatagggttgtgcgctgggtttgggactcgccacgtaaaaaaacactccaatGAAAACGCAACGAcaacctcggatgagagacctcccttcgatgacgaccatggcaaacgaataaaggactatgatttgagggcatgcacctggaatgtccggtcccttaattggaaaggtgccgctgcccagctggttgatgtcctcgtgaaaataaaggctgacatcaccgccgtccaaaaaatgtgatggacgggacaaggacagagatgAGTAaatccttgtgacatttactacagcggccatataaaggagcgcaagtttggtgtgggattcgtggtcactccggtgaatgaacttctagccacaatccgcatcaaagcgaggttcttcaacatatcgctgatttgcgcccacctCCCCACGGTAAAGAAAGACAATGTGACCAAACATGCGCCTTCTATGAGCgtttggagcgcacttatgagagctgcccgcgccacgatgtcaaaatcgtgcttaacgactttaacgccagggtaggcaaagaaggtatctttggca contains the following coding sequences:
- the LOC125776133 gene encoding putative nuclease HARBI1, with translation MRDKSNPLALPEAAFRKRFRLSKSAFNYVLAVLKFEGHLSTAVAPMIQLGATLSLLASGGYQHLVGNDFLIGICQSTICKIIKNVISEMETKLCPQFIKFVPDNLSECTKSFVEKYKIPGVTGCIDGTHFGLQKPTVNEHMFFNSKGYHSLNSMIICYHEYRILAIDYKYGGAAHDSFVWKHSAQRKFLEEQFNQNYFKNV